From one Shewanella sp. GD04112 genomic stretch:
- the fadB gene encoding fatty acid oxidation complex subunit alpha FadB encodes MIYQSPTIQVELLEDNIAKLCFNAPGSVNKFDRETLASLDAALDSIKQQSNIQALVLTSGKDTFIVGADITEFLGLFAQDDAVLLSWVEQANAVFNKLEDLPFPTASAIKGFALGGGCETILATDFRIADTTAKIGLPETKLGIIPGFGGTVRLPRVIGADNALEWITTGKDQRPEDALKVGAVDAVVAPEALEAAAIQMLKDAVAEKLDWQARRQRKMSPLTLPKLEAMMSFTTAKGMVFAVAGKHYPAPMAAVSVVEQAATKGRADALQIEHQAFIKLAKTDVAKALIGIFLNDQLVKGKAKKAGKLAKDVKSAAVLGAGIMGGGIAYQSASKGTPIVMKDIAQPALDLGLGEAAKLLSAQVARGRSTPEKMAKVLNNITPALDYAPVKHADVVVEAVVEHPKVKAQVLAEVEQYVSEDAIIASNTSTISINLLAKSMKKPERFCGMHFFNPVHKMPLVEVIRGEHSSEETIASVVAYASKMGKTPIVVNDCPGFFVNRVLFPYFAGFNGLLAEGGDFAAIDKVMEKQFGWPMGPAYLLDVVGLDTGHHAQAVMAEGFPDRMGKSGNDAIDVMFENKRLGQKNGKGFYAYSVDSRGKPKKDVDPTSYELLKAAFGEQKAFDADEIIARTMIPMIIETVRCLEEGIVASPAEADMGLVYGLGFPPFRGGVFRYLDTMGVANFVALADKYAHLGGLYQVTDAMRALAANNGSYYQA; translated from the coding sequence ATGATCTACCAAAGTCCTACAATTCAGGTTGAGTTACTCGAGGATAATATTGCCAAGCTGTGCTTTAACGCACCCGGTTCGGTGAACAAATTCGACAGAGAAACACTCGCCTCACTAGATGCCGCATTAGACAGCATTAAACAACAATCAAACATTCAGGCCTTAGTGCTGACCTCAGGTAAAGATACCTTTATCGTGGGTGCCGACATTACTGAATTTTTAGGCTTATTCGCACAGGATGATGCGGTACTGCTCTCTTGGGTTGAACAGGCCAACGCCGTATTCAACAAACTCGAAGATTTACCTTTCCCAACCGCTTCAGCGATTAAAGGTTTCGCCTTAGGCGGCGGTTGTGAAACTATTCTGGCAACGGATTTCCGTATCGCCGACACCACAGCCAAAATCGGTCTACCCGAAACCAAACTAGGTATTATCCCAGGCTTTGGTGGCACAGTGCGTTTACCACGTGTAATTGGTGCTGATAACGCCCTTGAGTGGATCACCACGGGTAAAGATCAACGTCCAGAAGATGCCTTAAAAGTAGGTGCGGTTGACGCCGTTGTTGCGCCAGAGGCTTTAGAAGCCGCTGCCATTCAAATGCTAAAAGATGCAGTTGCAGAAAAGCTTGATTGGCAAGCCCGTCGCCAACGTAAGATGTCACCACTGACCTTACCAAAACTCGAAGCCATGATGTCTTTCACTACGGCTAAAGGCATGGTGTTTGCGGTGGCGGGTAAACACTACCCTGCACCGATGGCGGCTGTCAGCGTAGTCGAACAAGCTGCGACCAAAGGCCGCGCCGACGCACTGCAAATTGAGCATCAAGCATTTATCAAGTTAGCAAAAACCGATGTAGCCAAAGCGTTGATCGGTATCTTCTTGAATGACCAATTAGTAAAAGGCAAGGCTAAGAAAGCGGGCAAGCTCGCTAAAGATGTGAAAAGCGCCGCCGTATTAGGTGCAGGTATCATGGGTGGCGGTATCGCTTACCAAAGCGCCAGCAAAGGCACGCCAATCGTGATGAAGGATATCGCTCAACCAGCATTAGATTTAGGTTTAGGCGAAGCCGCAAAACTGTTATCTGCGCAAGTTGCTCGCGGCCGCTCTACCCCAGAAAAAATGGCTAAAGTGCTGAACAACATCACTCCAGCCCTAGACTATGCTCCAGTTAAACATGCTGACGTGGTTGTCGAAGCCGTCGTTGAGCATCCAAAAGTGAAGGCACAAGTACTGGCGGAAGTTGAGCAATACGTGAGTGAAGATGCGATTATCGCCTCTAACACGTCAACCATTTCAATCAACCTGCTCGCCAAGAGCATGAAGAAACCTGAGCGTTTCTGCGGTATGCACTTCTTTAACCCAGTGCACAAAATGCCATTGGTTGAAGTTATCCGTGGCGAGCACAGCTCGGAAGAAACCATCGCATCTGTTGTTGCCTACGCCAGCAAAATGGGTAAAACCCCAATCGTTGTTAACGATTGCCCGGGGTTCTTCGTTAACCGCGTACTCTTCCCTTACTTTGCTGGATTTAACGGCCTGCTTGCCGAAGGTGGCGACTTTGCCGCTATCGATAAAGTGATGGAAAAACAATTCGGCTGGCCAATGGGCCCAGCTTACCTGCTAGACGTTGTCGGCCTAGATACGGGTCACCACGCGCAAGCGGTAATGGCCGAAGGCTTCCCAGATCGTATGGGAAAATCCGGCAATGACGCGATTGACGTGATGTTCGAGAACAAACGTCTCGGTCAGAAGAATGGTAAAGGCTTCTACGCTTACTCTGTGGATAGCCGCGGTAAGCCAAAGAAAGATGTCGACCCAACCAGCTACGAGCTGCTTAAAGCCGCCTTTGGTGAGCAAAAAGCATTCGATGCGGATGAAATCATCGCCCGCACTATGATCCCAATGATTATCGAAACTGTTCGCTGTTTAGAAGAAGGCATTGTGGCATCACCTGCCGAAGCGGATATGGGCTTGGTCTATGGTTTAGGTTTCCCTCCATTCCGTGGTGGTGTATTCCGTTACTTAGATACTATGGGCGTAGCGAACTTTGTCGCCTTAGCTGACAAATACGCTCACTTAGGTGGTTTGTATCAAGTCACCGACGCCATGCGCGCCCTTGCAGCCAACAACGGTAGCTACTACCAAGCCTAA
- the pepQ gene encoding Xaa-Pro dipeptidase, giving the protein MDHLAHHYHAHIAELNRRVAEIVSREALSGLVIHSGQPHRMFLDDINYPFKANPHFKAWLPVLDNPNCWLVVNGRDKPQLIFYRPVDFWHKVSDVPEMFWTEHFEIKLLTKADKVAELLPSDIANWAYLGEHLDVAEVLGFTSRNPDSVMSYLHFHRTTKTEYELECMRRANQIAVQGHLAAKNAFYNGASEFEIQQQYLSAVGQGENEVPYGNIIALNQNAAILHYTALEHQNPARRLSFLIDAGASYFGYASDITRTYAFEKNRFDELITAMNKAQLELIDMMRPGVRYPDLHLATHGKVAQMLLDFELATGDAQGLVDQGITSAFFPHGLGHMLGLQVHDVGGFAFDERGTHIPAPEAHPFLRCTRILAPNQVLTMEPGLYIIDTLLNELKQDSRGQQINWRTVDELRPFGGIRIEDNVIVHLDRNENMTRELGLA; this is encoded by the coding sequence ATGGATCACTTGGCTCATCACTATCATGCCCACATCGCCGAGCTTAATCGTCGAGTCGCTGAAATTGTATCGCGTGAAGCATTATCAGGTTTAGTGATCCACTCGGGTCAGCCACATCGAATGTTTTTGGACGACATTAATTACCCTTTTAAAGCCAATCCCCACTTCAAGGCTTGGTTACCCGTGTTGGATAACCCTAACTGCTGGTTAGTGGTGAACGGTCGCGATAAGCCGCAACTGATTTTTTATCGCCCAGTGGATTTTTGGCATAAAGTGTCTGACGTTCCGGAGATGTTCTGGACTGAGCATTTTGAGATCAAGTTGCTCACTAAGGCCGATAAAGTTGCCGAGCTATTGCCTAGCGATATCGCCAACTGGGCGTATTTGGGTGAGCATTTAGATGTGGCTGAGGTGCTGGGTTTCACTAGTCGCAATCCTGACTCTGTGATGAGCTATCTGCATTTCCACCGTACTACTAAAACCGAATATGAACTCGAATGTATGCGCCGTGCGAACCAGATTGCGGTGCAAGGGCATTTAGCGGCAAAAAATGCCTTCTATAACGGTGCGAGCGAGTTTGAAATTCAGCAGCAGTATTTATCTGCCGTGGGACAGGGCGAGAACGAAGTACCCTACGGTAATATCATTGCTTTAAACCAAAATGCGGCGATTTTGCATTACACCGCGCTTGAGCATCAAAATCCGGCGCGCCGCTTATCTTTTTTAATCGATGCGGGTGCCAGTTACTTTGGCTATGCGTCGGATATCACGCGTACCTATGCGTTTGAGAAGAATCGCTTCGATGAATTAATCACTGCCATGAACAAAGCGCAGCTCGAACTGATCGATATGATGCGCCCGGGCGTGCGTTATCCCGATTTACACTTGGCGACCCATGGCAAAGTCGCGCAAATGCTGTTGGATTTTGAGTTAGCCACGGGCGATGCCCAAGGCTTAGTCGACCAAGGCATTACCAGCGCCTTCTTCCCCCACGGACTCGGCCATATGCTAGGCTTGCAAGTGCATGATGTGGGTGGTTTTGCCTTCGATGAACGTGGCACCCATATTCCGGCCCCTGAGGCCCATCCATTCCTGCGTTGCACCCGCATTTTAGCACCAAACCAAGTGCTAACGATGGAGCCAGGTTTGTACATTATCGACACGTTACTCAATGAGCTAAAACAAGATAGCCGTGGCCAGCAAATTAATTGGCGCACCGTTGATGAGCTGCGACCTTTCGGCGGTATTCGTATCGAGGACAATGTGATTGTGCATCTAGATAGAAACGAAAATATGACCCGCGAACTGGGCTTAGCGTGA
- a CDS encoding YigZ family protein: protein MLESYLIPSENVQIEEEIKHSRFISFLFHCASLEQLKLVLTDIKRDYPGASHYCYAFIAGAPNDSIAIGSSDDGEPAGSAGRPMLAVLQGANIGEVGAVVVRFYGGTKLGVGGLVRAYTSGLRQGLGQLPTRVKQLRYPAKLHCDYTQLRDVEHLLQQLDAVIIDKQFAEAVDIHFEIGKQQQGILNESLATLSQGILRAEFEL, encoded by the coding sequence GTGCTCGAAAGTTATCTGATACCGAGTGAAAATGTGCAGATAGAAGAAGAGATAAAGCATAGCCGCTTTATCTCTTTTCTATTTCATTGTGCTAGTTTAGAACAACTGAAGTTAGTACTTACTGACATAAAGCGAGATTATCCCGGCGCCAGCCATTACTGCTATGCCTTTATCGCTGGAGCGCCTAACGACAGCATTGCCATCGGTTCGAGTGACGATGGTGAGCCAGCGGGCAGCGCAGGTCGTCCAATGCTCGCAGTATTGCAAGGTGCGAATATTGGTGAAGTCGGTGCCGTGGTGGTGCGTTTCTATGGTGGTACTAAGTTAGGCGTGGGCGGTTTAGTGCGTGCCTATACCTCGGGATTACGCCAGGGGTTAGGGCAATTGCCGACGCGAGTGAAGCAATTACGTTATCCGGCAAAACTGCATTGTGATTACACCCAATTAAGGGATGTTGAGCATCTACTGCAGCAGTTAGACGCGGTGATCATCGATAAACAATTTGCCGAAGCCGTTGATATCCATTTTGAAATAGGCAAACAGCAGCAGGGCATATTGAATGAATCGTTGGCAACTTTGAGTCAGGGCATCCTGCGCGCAGAGTTTGAGCTGTGA
- a CDS encoding TrkH family potassium uptake protein, with translation MQYKTIIRIIGLLIGLFSITMLPPALIAIWYNDGGGTAFIQAFFVSLFIGFWLWYPNRRCKEELRTREGFLIVVLFWTVLGSIGALPFIFSSQPDLSWTDSFFESFSALTTTGATVIVGLDSLPKAILFYRHMLQWLGGMGIIVLAVAILPVLGVGGMQLYRAEIPGPVKDSKMTPRIAETAKALWYIYLLLTIACAGAYWLAGMSVFDAVCHSFSTIAIGGFSTHDASMGYFDSSVINLICVFFLIVSAVNFSVHFAAFSRRGINFRVYFRDTEFKMLVAIQLVLTAICFLTLYHSGIYDSPEETLDHALFQAVSVATTAGFGTESFHMWPLFLPILLIFSSFIGGCGGSTAGGIKVIRVILLLLQGSRELKRLVHPKAMFSIRIGSKALPDRVVDAVWGFFSAYALVFVLCMLALMAMGLDDITAFSATAACLNNLGPGLGEVASNYASIGDGAKWVLVVAMLFGRLEVFTLLILFTPTFWRD, from the coding sequence ATGCAATACAAAACCATAATAAGAATCATAGGTCTGCTAATTGGCCTGTTCTCCATCACTATGCTGCCGCCAGCCTTAATTGCCATTTGGTATAACGATGGCGGTGGTACTGCGTTTATTCAGGCATTTTTTGTCAGCTTATTTATCGGTTTTTGGCTCTGGTACCCTAATCGTCGCTGCAAAGAGGAATTGCGAACCCGCGAGGGGTTTCTGATTGTGGTCCTGTTCTGGACCGTTCTTGGCTCCATTGGTGCCTTACCTTTTATCTTCTCAAGCCAACCCGATCTCAGCTGGACCGACAGTTTTTTCGAATCCTTCTCCGCACTGACCACCACGGGAGCCACAGTCATTGTCGGGCTGGACTCCTTGCCTAAGGCCATTCTGTTTTATCGGCATATGCTGCAATGGCTCGGCGGTATGGGGATCATCGTTTTAGCCGTGGCGATTCTGCCAGTGCTTGGGGTTGGGGGCATGCAGCTGTATCGCGCCGAGATCCCGGGGCCCGTGAAGGACAGTAAGATGACGCCGAGGATTGCCGAAACGGCTAAGGCGTTATGGTACATCTATCTATTGCTAACCATTGCCTGTGCGGGCGCTTATTGGCTGGCGGGGATGAGCGTATTCGATGCCGTGTGTCACTCGTTTTCGACCATCGCCATCGGGGGCTTTTCGACCCACGATGCCAGTATGGGATACTTCGACAGCTCAGTGATCAACCTGATTTGTGTGTTCTTTTTGATTGTCTCAGCGGTGAACTTTAGCGTGCACTTTGCGGCATTTTCCCGCCGCGGGATCAATTTTAGAGTCTATTTTCGAGATACCGAGTTCAAGATGCTGGTGGCGATTCAGCTGGTGTTAACGGCGATTTGCTTCTTAACCCTTTATCACTCAGGGATTTATGACTCGCCAGAAGAAACCTTAGATCACGCCTTATTCCAAGCTGTTTCGGTAGCGACGACTGCCGGCTTTGGTACCGAAAGCTTCCATATGTGGCCGCTGTTCCTGCCGATTCTGTTGATCTTCTCAAGCTTTATCGGTGGGTGTGGTGGTTCAACTGCGGGCGGGATTAAGGTGATCCGGGTTATCCTGCTGCTGTTGCAAGGTTCACGCGAACTTAAGCGTCTCGTTCACCCGAAGGCGATGTTCTCGATTCGTATCGGCTCCAAGGCGTTACCTGACCGGGTTGTCGATGCCGTGTGGGGATTTTTCTCCGCCTACGCCTTAGTCTTTGTGCTGTGTATGTTAGCACTGATGGCCATGGGGCTGGATGATATTACCGCCTTTAGTGCCACGGCGGCCTGCTTAAATAACCTAGGTCCGGGTCTTGGGGAGGTAGCAAGTAACTACGCCAGTATTGGTGATGGAGCCAAATGGGTGCTGGTGGTAGCCATGTTATTTGGTCGCCTCGAAGTCTTTACCTTGTTGATTTTGTTCACGCCAACTTTCTGGAGGGATTAA
- the hemG gene encoding menaquinone-dependent protoporphyrinogen IX dehydrogenase → MQTLIIYSTIDGQTLEICRKIKTLAEQAGEQVSLVTLEQAEALSLADFDKVLIGASIRYGKHRPDLYQFVNRNHAVLDSKINGFFTVNVVARKPLKNTPETNPYMQKFLKLSLWQPQQLAVFAGKIDYPKYGLFDRTMIRFIMWMTKGPTDLKGTFEFTDWSKVEAFGAHFSKL, encoded by the coding sequence ATGCAGACACTAATCATCTATTCGACAATCGATGGTCAAACACTGGAAATCTGCCGCAAAATCAAAACGCTTGCCGAACAAGCGGGTGAGCAGGTGTCTTTAGTGACCTTAGAACAGGCCGAAGCCTTAAGCCTTGCCGATTTCGATAAAGTGTTGATTGGTGCGAGCATTCGCTATGGCAAACATAGGCCCGATCTCTACCAGTTTGTGAATCGTAACCATGCGGTGCTGGACAGTAAAATCAACGGCTTTTTTACTGTGAATGTAGTGGCGCGTAAGCCATTAAAGAACACGCCAGAAACCAATCCTTATATGCAAAAGTTCCTCAAATTATCCCTGTGGCAACCCCAGCAATTGGCAGTGTTTGCGGGCAAGATTGATTACCCTAAATACGGTTTATTCGACCGCACTATGATCCGCTTCATCATGTGGATGACAAAGGGACCAACCGATCTGAAGGGCACCTTCGAGTTTACCGACTGGAGTAAAGTCGAAGCCTTTGGGGCACACTTTAGCAAGCTGTAA
- a CDS encoding metalloregulator ArsR/SmtB family transcription factor codes for MQNDIDVNAMVTNAESAAKWLKAIANPYRLMILCLLLDKELSVTELNETVPLSQSALSQHLAVLRAEDLVDTRKSSQIVYYKLKNEQVTQVISILHSRYCAV; via the coding sequence ATGCAAAATGATATTGATGTAAATGCAATGGTAACGAATGCGGAAAGTGCGGCTAAATGGCTCAAAGCCATAGCGAATCCTTATCGCTTAATGATTTTGTGCCTATTGCTGGATAAAGAGCTGAGTGTAACCGAGCTGAATGAAACTGTGCCCTTAAGCCAATCGGCGCTATCACAGCATTTGGCGGTGTTGAGAGCCGAAGACTTAGTCGATACCCGTAAGAGCTCGCAGATTGTGTATTACAAGCTTAAGAATGAGCAAGTCACCCAAGTGATTTCGATTCTCCACAGCCGTTACTGCGCCGTATAA
- the hemG gene encoding menaquinone-dependent protoporphyrinogen IX dehydrogenase, with the protein MTRILVLYFTRGGHTAKIANAIAQQLTLRGAKVDLVDINSAAATRINWPDYQLVALGACVLYGTYDKSVFQFIEQNAPALSALPNSFFCVNVVARNPEKRIPENNKYLQKFIALSPWTPADLKIIAGKVDYPSWPWYDRLMIQLIMKITKGPTDPKAVIDYTDWEDVKVYADHLLTLAEVAEPA; encoded by the coding sequence ATGACACGCATTCTGGTGCTTTATTTTACCCGTGGTGGCCATACGGCCAAGATAGCGAATGCGATTGCGCAGCAATTAACCCTGCGTGGTGCCAAGGTTGACTTGGTGGATATCAATAGTGCGGCGGCCACCAGAATTAACTGGCCCGATTATCAGCTGGTGGCGCTAGGGGCTTGTGTGCTCTATGGCACCTACGATAAGAGCGTATTCCAATTTATTGAGCAGAATGCGCCAGCTTTGAGTGCGTTGCCAAACAGTTTCTTCTGTGTCAACGTGGTGGCGCGTAATCCGGAGAAACGCATCCCTGAGAACAACAAATACCTGCAAAAATTCATCGCCTTATCACCTTGGACTCCCGCCGATTTGAAGATTATCGCCGGTAAGGTGGATTACCCCTCGTGGCCTTGGTACGACAGACTAATGATCCAGCTGATTATGAAAATCACCAAAGGACCAACGGACCCTAAGGCGGTGATCGATTATACCGACTGGGAAGATGTGAAGGTCTATGCCGACCATTTGCTGACCTTGGCTGAGGTTGCTGAACCCGCCTAA
- a CDS encoding TrkH family potassium uptake protein produces the protein MLNFRPLLFILGLFLSMLTAFMLAPLLLAVFNGEETVGAFMLSALVTGICASLCLHNGQSKTINLNIRDMFLLTSLTWLIVSLFAAMPFTLYHGIGYTDAFFETMSGITTTGSTVLSGLDTMDHSILIWRSLLQWLGGIGFIVMAVAILPFLNVGGMRLFRTESSDWSDKAVPRTQNMAKHLFFIYILLTVMCCVAYHLAGMTWFQAINHAMTTLSTGGYSTSDNSMAAFSNSAHWVGVVFMAAGGLPLLMFVQMIQQRDLTVWNDAQVKGFLFFLTFVSCFIGFWLWQTRDIALIDALRLSSFNVVSVVTTTGYGLTDYGAWGAFANIAFLFLMFVGSCSGSTSGGIKIFRFQIAGAIMREQLKQQCHPNGIFRERYNNRLISEDIVRSLITFVLLFMFVIVGLSVILVLTGLDPMTSFTGAITAVTNVGPGLGPIIGPAGNFSTLPDVAKWALSLGMLLGRLEILTVAVLFHPSFWKY, from the coding sequence ATGCTGAACTTTAGACCGCTATTGTTTATTTTGGGGCTGTTTCTGTCGATGTTAACAGCCTTTATGTTAGCGCCCCTGCTCCTTGCCGTGTTCAACGGTGAGGAAACCGTGGGCGCTTTCATGCTGTCGGCTTTAGTCACTGGGATTTGCGCCAGCCTCTGTTTGCATAACGGCCAAAGCAAAACCATTAACCTCAATATTCGCGATATGTTTCTGCTCACCAGCCTCACATGGCTGATCGTGAGCCTGTTTGCCGCCATGCCGTTTACCTTGTACCACGGCATTGGCTATACGGACGCCTTCTTCGAGACCATGTCCGGCATTACCACCACAGGTTCAACCGTGCTCTCGGGCTTAGATACTATGGACCACAGTATCTTAATCTGGCGCTCGTTGTTGCAATGGCTAGGCGGTATCGGCTTTATCGTGATGGCGGTAGCGATTCTGCCCTTCTTAAACGTCGGAGGTATGCGGCTGTTCCGCACCGAGTCATCGGATTGGAGCGATAAGGCTGTGCCACGCACCCAAAACATGGCTAAGCATCTCTTTTTTATCTATATCTTGCTGACCGTGATGTGCTGCGTTGCCTACCATCTTGCTGGCATGACTTGGTTTCAAGCCATTAACCACGCGATGACCACGCTGTCGACGGGGGGCTATTCGACCTCTGATAACTCGATGGCGGCGTTTTCAAATTCGGCCCATTGGGTTGGTGTTGTGTTTATGGCGGCGGGTGGCTTACCCCTGCTGATGTTTGTGCAGATGATCCAGCAGCGAGACTTAACTGTTTGGAACGATGCACAAGTTAAAGGTTTCTTGTTTTTCCTCACTTTTGTGTCTTGTTTTATTGGCTTCTGGCTGTGGCAAACGAGGGACATCGCCCTTATCGACGCGCTGCGCCTCTCCAGCTTTAACGTAGTTTCCGTGGTCACCACCACAGGTTATGGTTTAACCGACTACGGCGCCTGGGGCGCGTTTGCTAATATCGCGTTTTTATTCTTAATGTTTGTCGGTAGTTGCTCAGGCTCTACCTCGGGCGGGATAAAAATCTTCCGCTTCCAAATTGCCGGCGCCATTATGCGCGAGCAGTTAAAGCAGCAATGCCATCCCAATGGCATCTTCCGGGAGCGCTATAACAACCGCTTGATCAGTGAAGATATTGTGCGCTCATTGATCACCTTTGTACTGCTGTTTATGTTTGTGATTGTTGGGTTATCTGTGATTCTGGTGCTGACGGGGCTCGACCCCATGACCAGCTTTACCGGCGCTATTACCGCAGTCACCAACGTCGGCCCAGGGCTTGGCCCCATCATTGGCCCAGCGGGTAACTTCTCGACGCTGCCCGATGTAGCTAAATGGGCGCTCTCTTTGGGTATGTTGCTCGGCCGCTTAGAGATTTTAACCGTAGCCGTACTGTTCCATCCCAGCTTTTGGAAATACTAG
- the trkA gene encoding Trk system potassium transporter TrkA: protein MKIIILGAGQVGGTLAENLVGENNDITIVDSDKSRLRALQDKYDLRVVAGHGAHPDVLKEAGAEDADMLIAVTNSDECNMVACQMAYSLFGTPTKIARIRSEPYLAMRDKLFIDSETKNSEGRPRGGFVIDELIAPEQLVTAYIQRLVEYPGALQVLEFAEGRLSLVAVRAYYGGPLVGNALAALREHMPNIDTRVAAIFRQGRPIMPRGTTIIEADDEVFFVADSRHIRAVMSEMQKLDNSYRNIMIAGGGNIGLGLAKRLERTHSVKLIEHKFERAETLSEQLENTTVFCGDASDQELLLEEHIDQTDVFIAVTNDDEANIMSALLAKRMGAKKVMVLIQREAYVDIVQEANIDIAISPQQATISALLTHIRQGDICNVYSLRRGAAEAIEAIAHGDSSTSKVVGKAIGDIKLPPGTTIGAIVRNEEVLMAHDKTVIEQGDHVILFLVNKKFVGEVEKLFQPSAFFF from the coding sequence ATGAAAATTATCATATTAGGTGCGGGTCAAGTCGGGGGAACCTTGGCCGAAAATTTGGTGGGTGAAAACAACGATATCACCATAGTCGATAGCGACAAATCCAGATTACGCGCCCTGCAGGATAAATATGACCTTCGCGTCGTGGCGGGCCACGGTGCCCACCCCGATGTACTCAAAGAAGCAGGCGCCGAAGATGCCGACATGCTGATTGCTGTGACCAACAGCGATGAATGCAACATGGTTGCCTGCCAAATGGCCTACAGCCTATTTGGTACACCGACTAAAATCGCCCGTATTCGCTCCGAGCCTTATCTCGCGATGCGCGATAAATTATTTATCGACAGTGAAACCAAAAATAGCGAGGGACGTCCCCGCGGCGGTTTTGTGATCGATGAGCTTATCGCACCTGAACAGTTAGTGACCGCTTACATTCAACGTTTGGTTGAATATCCTGGGGCGCTGCAAGTGCTCGAATTTGCCGAAGGCCGCTTAAGTTTGGTTGCGGTTCGCGCCTATTACGGCGGCCCTTTGGTCGGCAACGCCTTGGCCGCGCTACGCGAACATATGCCGAATATTGATACCCGGGTGGCGGCAATTTTCCGCCAAGGTCGCCCTATCATGCCCCGCGGTACCACGATTATCGAAGCCGATGACGAAGTGTTTTTCGTCGCCGACAGTCGTCATATCCGCGCGGTGATGAGTGAGATGCAAAAGCTAGATAACTCCTATCGCAATATCATGATTGCGGGAGGTGGTAACATCGGCTTAGGCTTGGCTAAACGCCTCGAACGCACCCACTCAGTCAAGCTGATTGAGCATAAGTTCGAACGCGCCGAAACGCTCTCAGAACAGCTTGAAAACACCACAGTTTTTTGTGGTGACGCCTCAGATCAAGAGTTGCTGCTCGAAGAACATATCGACCAAACCGACGTGTTTATTGCCGTCACCAACGACGATGAAGCCAACATCATGTCCGCCCTGCTCGCTAAACGCATGGGAGCGAAAAAGGTGATGGTACTGATCCAGCGCGAAGCCTACGTAGATATTGTGCAGGAAGCCAATATCGATATCGCGATTTCACCCCAGCAGGCGACGATTTCAGCCTTATTGACCCATATCCGCCAAGGCGATATCTGTAACGTGTATTCCTTACGCCGCGGCGCCGCCGAAGCGATTGAAGCTATTGCCCATGGCGACTCCAGCACATCCAAGGTTGTTGGCAAGGCGATTGGCGATATCAAGCTGCCGCCGGGAACCACCATTGGCGCCATAGTACGTAATGAAGAAGTACTGATGGCCCACGACAAGACAGTGATTGAGCAAGGGGACCACGTGATTCTGTTCCTCGTGAACAAAAAGTTTGTCGGCGAAGTCGAGAAACTGTTCCAACCTAGCGCTTTCTTCTTCTAA